From one Acidimicrobiales bacterium genomic stretch:
- a CDS encoding class I SAM-dependent methyltransferase, producing MTDEPTADFLQANRAMWDDSVEIHAASRFYDVAGWLTDGRGPRPDELALIGPVEGLDICHLQCHFGMDTLSLARVGARITGLDFSPAAIARAQALADESGLAARARFVLGTVDEASALLGRAAFDLVYVSLGALCWLPSVARWAHEVAALLRPGGRLFLHDAHPFAQACMGEELVPDSSYFEEVAPRAWDEEETYTDAIRPLTATVSYEWNHSLGEIVNALIGEGMVLDRLIEHDWTSFARLESMVRIADQRYVLPEGSPRLPLSFTLLATRSGS from the coding sequence ATGACCGACGAGCCGACGGCCGACTTCCTCCAGGCGAACCGCGCGATGTGGGACGACTCGGTCGAGATCCACGCCGCCTCCCGCTTCTACGACGTCGCCGGGTGGCTCACAGACGGCCGCGGCCCGCGTCCGGACGAGCTCGCCCTCATCGGCCCCGTCGAGGGACTCGATATCTGTCACCTGCAGTGCCACTTCGGGATGGACACCCTCTCCCTCGCTCGCGTCGGGGCGCGCATCACCGGCCTCGACTTCTCCCCCGCCGCGATCGCACGCGCCCAGGCCCTCGCCGACGAGTCGGGCCTCGCGGCGCGCGCCCGCTTCGTTCTCGGCACCGTCGACGAGGCGAGCGCTCTTCTCGGCCGAGCCGCCTTCGACCTCGTGTACGTGAGCCTCGGCGCCCTGTGCTGGCTCCCCTCGGTCGCCCGTTGGGCGCACGAGGTCGCCGCGCTCCTGCGCCCGGGTGGCCGCCTCTTCCTGCACGACGCCCACCCTTTCGCGCAGGCCTGCATGGGAGAGGAGCTCGTCCCGGACTCCTCCTACTTCGAGGAGGTCGCACCGCGCGCCTGGGACGAGGAGGAGACCTACACCGACGCCATCCGGCCACTCACCGCGACCGTCAGCTACGAGTGGAACCATTCCCTCGGCGAGATCGTGAACGCCCTCATCGGCGAGGGCATGGTGCTCGACCGATTGATCGAGCACGACTGGACGAGCTTCGCCCGCTTGGAATCGATGGTGCGCATCGCGGACCAGCGCTATGTCCTGCCTGAGGGCTCGCCCCGCCTCCCGCTCAGCTTCACGCTGCTCGCGACGCGAAGCGGCAGCTAG
- a CDS encoding sigma-70 family RNA polymerase sigma factor: protein MPLRPPAHPPQGNPLIPPGDAPNGALTRQRPAPAARSGLPGAAPTAPEPSAALVARAREGDTEAFAELVAATSPAVYALALRLVGNEHDASDVLQETYLRAFNAIGRFRGDASVATWLYRICANCASSQRTRSGRRRTEPFDDELALIEVRGEANPEVAATRSDERAELVRALGALPWGLRAVVVLRDIYDLPHGAIAAELGISRTAAKVRLHRARRLLRERLYPVAAK, encoded by the coding sequence CTGCCGCTTCGACCGCCAGCACACCCTCCACAAGGAAACCCGCTGATTCCGCCGGGCGACGCGCCGAACGGCGCGCTCACCCGGCAACGCCCCGCGCCCGCCGCCCGTAGCGGGCTGCCCGGGGCCGCTCCCACCGCTCCTGAGCCCTCCGCCGCGCTCGTCGCGCGCGCTCGCGAGGGGGACACCGAGGCCTTCGCGGAGCTCGTCGCGGCCACCTCGCCTGCGGTCTACGCGCTGGCGCTGCGCCTCGTGGGCAACGAGCACGACGCGAGCGACGTCCTTCAGGAGACCTACCTGCGGGCCTTCAACGCCATCGGCCGCTTCCGCGGCGATGCCTCGGTCGCGACCTGGCTCTACCGGATCTGCGCGAACTGCGCCTCCTCGCAGCGCACGAGGAGCGGCCGCCGCCGGACCGAGCCCTTCGACGACGAGCTCGCGCTCATCGAGGTGCGGGGCGAGGCGAACCCCGAGGTCGCGGCGACCCGTAGCGACGAGCGCGCCGAGCTTGTTCGTGCGCTCGGCGCCCTCCCCTGGGGGCTGCGGGCGGTCGTCGTGCTGCGCGACATCTACGACCTGCCGCACGGGGCGATCGCCGCAGAGCTCGGCATCTCGCGCACCGCCGCCAAGGTGCGCCTGCACCGCGCCCGCCGGCTGCTGCGCGAGCGGCTCTACCCGGTGGCGGCCAAGTGA
- the rpmG gene encoding 50S ribosomal protein L33, whose amino-acid sequence MAKNERRVQVTLECEVCKRRNYITTKNRQNDRERIEMRKYCRFDRQHTLHKETR is encoded by the coding sequence GTGGCGAAGAACGAACGGCGCGTGCAGGTCACCTTGGAGTGCGAGGTCTGCAAGCGGCGCAACTACATCACGACGAAGAACCGGCAGAACGACCGCGAGCGCATCGAGATGCGCAAGTACTGCCGCTTCGACCGCCAGCACACCCTCCACAAGGAAACCCGCTGA